One Paenibacillus crassostreae DNA segment encodes these proteins:
- a CDS encoding SulP family inorganic anion transporter: MTTIQLNSSTWFGNTRRDVLSGMTVALALIPEAIAFSIIAGVSPMVGLYASFCMAVVISFVGGRPGMISAATGAMALLMVTLVKDHGLEYLFAATILTGIIQYVLGLLKIGHLVKFIPHSVMNGFVNALAILIFIAQLTHFKGQNWVMYGLVALTLAIIYIFPLFTKAVPSALVAIIVVSIISISLGLNISTVGDMGAITNALPLLHIPQVLFSLDTLLIILPYSISLAIVGILESLLTATLLDELTDTSSNKNREVKGQGIANVVTGFFGGMAGCAMIGQSVINVKSGGRKRLSTLVAGVFLLFLIIVLGPVVTKIPMAALVGVMIMVCIGTFNWDSLKELNRIPRTDALVMIVTVVIVVMTNNLSYGVFAGVLLSALFFAWKIGRITLEQSIGQDGHKEYKVRGQMFFGTMTDFVSLFNYIEDPDHIIINFSRSHIWDQSAVTAIVKVITKYEQMGKHVKIVGLNEESRILIDKIGLSVPSGH; the protein is encoded by the coding sequence TTGACAACAATACAATTAAATAGTTCAACCTGGTTTGGAAATACACGAAGAGATGTGTTATCTGGGATGACAGTTGCATTAGCACTAATACCAGAAGCGATCGCATTCTCTATCATTGCAGGTGTTAGCCCAATGGTAGGACTGTACGCCTCGTTCTGTATGGCTGTTGTGATTTCTTTTGTAGGCGGAAGACCAGGTATGATCTCAGCAGCTACCGGTGCGATGGCACTACTGATGGTAACTTTGGTTAAGGATCACGGGCTTGAGTATTTATTCGCAGCAACAATCCTTACGGGGATCATCCAATATGTCCTAGGCTTATTGAAAATAGGTCATTTGGTCAAATTCATCCCACATTCAGTTATGAATGGATTCGTGAATGCACTAGCCATTCTGATCTTCATTGCTCAACTGACACATTTTAAAGGACAAAATTGGGTCATGTATGGATTGGTAGCTTTAACGTTAGCCATTATCTACATATTTCCTCTCTTCACCAAAGCAGTTCCCTCTGCGTTAGTTGCAATCATTGTGGTCTCTATTATTTCGATCAGTTTGGGACTAAATATTAGTACGGTTGGAGATATGGGAGCTATTACGAACGCATTACCCCTCCTTCATATCCCACAGGTTCTTTTTTCACTGGATACGTTACTTATTATCCTGCCTTATTCAATCTCTTTAGCTATTGTGGGTATTCTGGAGTCACTCCTAACTGCGACGCTTCTAGATGAATTGACGGATACATCCAGTAATAAGAACAGAGAAGTTAAGGGACAAGGTATAGCCAATGTCGTTACAGGCTTCTTCGGTGGTATGGCGGGCTGTGCGATGATTGGTCAATCAGTTATTAATGTGAAGTCTGGTGGGCGTAAGCGCTTATCCACTTTGGTTGCAGGAGTATTTCTGTTATTCCTCATTATCGTACTAGGTCCTGTAGTTACCAAGATTCCAATGGCTGCACTTGTTGGGGTGATGATCATGGTCTGTATTGGTACTTTTAATTGGGATTCACTGAAGGAGTTAAATCGCATACCTCGAACAGATGCACTGGTTATGATTGTTACAGTAGTCATCGTTGTAATGACGAATAATTTATCTTATGGGGTCTTTGCAGGTGTATTGCTAAGTGCTTTATTTTTTGCTTGGAAAATAGGGAGGATTACGCTGGAACAATCAATCGGGCAGGATGGACATAAGGAATATAAGGTTAGAGGTCAAATGTTCTTTGGGACGATGACAGACTTTGTTAGTCTATTCAACTATATAGAAGATCCTGATCATATCATTATTAATTTCAGTCGTTCACATATATGGGATCAATCCGCGGTAACAGCGATAGTAAAAGTGATAACGAAATATGAGCAGATGGGTAAACACGTTAAAATAGTGGGACTGAATGAGGAAAGTCGAATTCTCATAGATAAGATAGGCTTATCAGTTCCGAGTGGACATTGA
- the pyrE gene encoding orotate phosphoribosyltransferase: protein MSKVAEIPGSIASYLLQIEAVALSPKQPFTWTSGIKSPIYCDNRLTMSYPVIRDYIAESFATVIREQYPEAEVIAGTATAGIPHAAWVAQKLNLPMAYIRDKAKGHGKQNQIEGHIKPNQKVVVIEDLISTGGSSLKAALAVKEAGGQPMAVLAIFSYQLDQAVDAFAEAGIPLQSLSNYGALMEVALEQGKIEAGDITVLKAWREDPSSFGV, encoded by the coding sequence ATGAGTAAAGTAGCGGAAATCCCTGGTTCCATTGCAAGTTATTTACTACAGATTGAAGCAGTTGCTTTAAGTCCCAAACAACCATTCACATGGACCTCTGGTATCAAATCACCGATCTATTGTGACAATCGCCTAACGATGTCATATCCAGTGATTCGTGACTATATTGCAGAATCATTCGCAACAGTGATTCGTGAGCAGTATCCGGAAGCAGAAGTTATTGCTGGAACAGCAACAGCGGGTATCCCTCATGCTGCTTGGGTAGCTCAGAAGCTAAATCTTCCAATGGCTTATATTCGTGATAAGGCTAAAGGGCATGGTAAACAGAATCAGATCGAGGGGCATATCAAGCCTAACCAGAAGGTGGTTGTTATTGAGGATCTGATCTCCACTGGAGGTAGTTCATTGAAAGCTGCATTAGCGGTTAAGGAAGCAGGGGGCCAACCAATGGCTGTTCTAGCGATTTTTAGCTACCAGTTGGATCAAGCTGTAGATGCTTTTGCAGAAGCTGGCATTCCACTTCAGAGTCTGTCTAACTACGGAGCATTAATGGAAGTTGCTCTTGAACAAGGAAAGATTGAAGCAGGAGATATTACGGTGTTGAAGGCTTGGAGAGAAGATCCCTCGTCCTTCGGTGTATAG
- the pyrF gene encoding orotidine-5'-phosphate decarboxylase, which translates to MNQAYKEMAGRLIVALDYPDATQALGLVEQLQGIPCYMKVGMQLFYAAGPDFVRELKDRGYSVFLDLKMHDIPNTVKGGAESITRLGVDMFNVHAAGGTQMLQAAYEGMTAALVSDDTLSKPIIIAVTQLTSTSQTVLNEQIGIEGTIQDAVVKYAKLTASAGLNGVVASAQEVPLISKTCGKEFITVTPGIRPAGSAIGDQSRVLTPGEAIQQGSHYIVVGRPITAANNPREAAEQIIKEMMEA; encoded by the coding sequence ATGAATCAAGCATATAAGGAAATGGCTGGTCGTCTGATCGTAGCACTGGATTATCCAGATGCTACTCAGGCACTTGGTTTAGTAGAGCAACTTCAAGGAATTCCATGTTATATGAAGGTCGGGATGCAGCTGTTTTATGCTGCAGGCCCGGATTTTGTACGCGAATTAAAGGATAGAGGGTACTCTGTTTTCTTGGATTTGAAAATGCATGATATTCCTAACACCGTTAAGGGTGGTGCCGAGAGCATCACCCGGCTTGGTGTGGATATGTTCAATGTTCATGCAGCTGGTGGAACACAAATGTTGCAGGCAGCTTATGAGGGAATGACGGCAGCATTAGTAAGTGATGATACTTTATCGAAGCCCATCATTATTGCTGTTACTCAATTGACTAGCACAAGTCAAACCGTACTAAATGAACAGATTGGTATAGAAGGTACTATACAAGATGCTGTTGTTAAATATGCAAAACTTACAGCTTCAGCGGGATTGAATGGAGTCGTAGCTTCTGCCCAAGAAGTACCATTGATTAGTAAAACATGTGGTAAAGAATTTATTACTGTGACCCCTGGCATTCGTCCAGCAGGAAGTGCAATAGGAGATCAATCAAGAGTGTTAACACCTGGTGAAGCAATCCAGCAAGGAAGTCACTATATCGTTGTTGGACGACCTATTACAGCGGCTAATAATCCCCGTGAAGCAGCAGAACAAATCATTAAGGAGATGATGGAAGCATGA